The Blochmannia endosymbiont of Colobopsis nipponica genome has a segment encoding these proteins:
- the aroC gene encoding chorismate synthase: protein MAGNSIGQFFRVTTFGESHGTALGAIIDGVPPGILLKEDDLQSELNKRRPGMSRYTTQRTEPDKIKILSGTFNEITTGTSIGLLIKNIDQRSKDYKKIKNIYRPGHADYSYEKKYGLRDYRGGGRASARETAMRVAAGAIAKKYLIEKHNIKIRGFLSQMGHITCKLRDWGQIQKNQFFCPDSTQLASLDKMIRQLKKNGNSIGAKITVVAENIPIGLGEPVFDKLDADLAHALMGINAVKGIEIGDGFSVINKLGHENRDEITPQGFLSNHAGGILGGISTGQSIIAHLALKPTSSITKPGKTITNYNKPATIVTKGRHDPCVGIRAVPIAEAMIAIVLMDHVLRQRAQCGD, encoded by the coding sequence ATGGCTGGAAATAGCATTGGCCAATTCTTCCGTGTGACAACTTTTGGTGAATCGCATGGAACAGCATTAGGTGCAATTATTGATGGGGTTCCACCGGGAATTCTTTTAAAAGAAGATGATTTGCAAAGTGAACTTAATAAACGCCGGCCGGGTATGTCTCGATATACCACGCAAAGAACTGAACCAGATAAAATTAAAATTTTATCTGGTACTTTTAATGAAATAACTACAGGTACTAGTATAGGTTTACTGATCAAAAATATAGATCAACGTTCAAAAGATTACAAAAAAATTAAAAATATTTATCGTCCTGGACATGCTGACTACAGTTATGAAAAAAAATATGGCTTAAGAGATTATCGTGGTGGGGGCCGTGCATCAGCTCGCGAAACAGCTATGCGAGTAGCAGCCGGTGCTATTGCTAAAAAATATTTGATTGAAAAACACAATATAAAAATACGTGGATTTCTATCACAAATGGGTCATATTACTTGTAAATTACGAGATTGGGGTCAAATTCAAAAAAATCAATTCTTTTGTCCAGATTCTACACAACTAGCTTCATTAGATAAAATGATAAGACAATTAAAAAAAAATGGAAATTCAATAGGTGCTAAAATTACAGTTGTAGCTGAAAATATACCAATTGGTTTAGGCGAGCCAGTATTTGATAAACTGGATGCTGATTTAGCTCATGCATTAATGGGAATAAATGCAGTAAAAGGAATAGAAATTGGAGATGGTTTTTCAGTAATTAATAAACTTGGTCATGAAAACCGAGACGAGATAACTCCTCAAGGTTTTTTAAGCAATCATGCCGGTGGTATTCTTGGAGGTATTAGTACTGGGCAATCAATAATTGCGCATTTAGCCTTAAAACCTACCTCGAGCATTACTAAACCAGGAAAAACAATAACAAATTACAACAAACCTGCAACAATAGTAACAAAAGGAAGACATGACCCATGTGTTGGTATTCGAGCAGTACCTATAGCAGAAGCTATGATAGCTATCGTTCTTATGGATCATGTATTAAGACAAAGAGCTCAATGTGGAGACTAA
- a CDS encoding Nramp family divalent metal transporter — protein sequence MLNNKNSGFFICYVKRIKFKLLGPAFVAAIGYIDPGNFATNIQAGASFGYKLLWVVVWANLMAMLIQLLSAKLGIATGKNLAEHIRDYFPQPAVWIYWVQAEVIAMATDLAEFIGAAIGFKILFNISLLQGAILTGLITFLILMLQNNKTKFLELIIGGLLFFVAISYVIELFYSQPKLKILGYGMLFPILPNRDAVFLAAGVLGATIMPHVIYLHSSLTQSNSLQETRFDRYSATKLDVAIAMTIAGFVNLSMMATAASAFHFSGYTGITDLDDAYLTLSPLLNNTAATIFGLSLAAAGLSSTVVGTMAGQVVMQGFVRFRIPLLLRRIVTMLPSFIVILLGIDPTHILVTSQILLSFGIALALVPLLIFTGDVHLMGVDMVNSSFVKFLGWLITIIVITLNIYLLIGTITDYFL from the coding sequence ATGTTGAATAACAAAAATTCTGGTTTTTTTATTTGTTATGTAAAGAGAATTAAATTTAAGTTACTTGGTCCAGCTTTTGTGGCTGCAATTGGTTATATTGATCCTGGAAATTTTGCAACTAATATTCAAGCTGGTGCTAGTTTTGGTTATAAACTACTGTGGGTTGTAGTTTGGGCTAATTTAATGGCAATGCTTATTCAACTTCTTTCTGCTAAATTAGGAATTGCTACTGGAAAAAATTTAGCGGAACATATTCGTGATTATTTTCCTCAACCAGCAGTTTGGATATATTGGGTGCAAGCAGAAGTTATCGCTATGGCTACAGATTTAGCTGAGTTTATTGGAGCAGCAATTGGTTTTAAGATATTATTCAATATCTCTCTATTACAAGGAGCAATTTTAACTGGGTTAATTACTTTTTTGATTTTAATGTTACAAAATAATAAAACAAAATTTTTAGAATTAATAATTGGAGGATTATTATTTTTTGTTGCTATTTCTTATGTAATAGAATTATTTTATTCTCAACCTAAATTAAAGATATTAGGGTATGGAATGTTATTTCCGATATTGCCTAATCGTGATGCAGTATTTCTTGCTGCCGGTGTGCTGGGTGCTACCATTATGCCGCATGTTATTTATCTACATTCTTCTCTTACTCAAAGTAATTCTTTACAGGAGACACGTTTTGATCGTTATTCTGCTACTAAATTAGATGTTGCTATAGCTATGACAATAGCTGGATTTGTTAATTTGTCTATGATGGCTACTGCAGCATCTGCTTTTCATTTTAGTGGATATACTGGAATTACCGATTTGGATGATGCTTATCTTACATTATCACCCTTATTAAATAATACTGCCGCTACAATTTTTGGATTAAGTTTAGCAGCAGCGGGGTTATCTTCTACTGTTGTTGGAACTATGGCTGGACAGGTTGTTATGCAAGGTTTTGTTCGTTTTCGTATTCCATTATTGTTACGTCGTATTGTTACTATGTTGCCTTCATTTATAGTTATTTTACTTGGTATTGATCCAACTCATATTTTAGTGACTAGTCAAATATTACTTAGTTTTGGAATTGCATTAGCACTAGTACCATTATTGATTTTTACTGGTGATGTACATTTAATGGGTGTTGATATGGTGAATTCTTCATTTGTTAAATTTTTAGGTTGGTTAATTACTATTATAGTAATTACATTAAATATTTATTTATTAATTGGTACTATTACAGATTATTTTTTATAG
- the prmB gene encoding 50S ribosomal protein L3 N(5)-glutamine methyltransferase has product MANHIKKNKYNISYETENLSTILDMVRWSISKFNASEIFYGHGTNNAWDEAINLIFSILNLPNNLPLEIYNARLTINERKKITKLIKKRIIKRVPVPYLTNQAWFCKLKFFVDERVLIPRSPIGEIIDNNFYNLLPNTPLYVLDMCTGSGCIAIAIATVYPKVKVDAVDISLEALQVAEYNIKLHNMDKRVLPIQSNLFKNIIPIIKYDLIISNPPYVSKNEMNKLPKEFQAEPSLSLIGGDDGLKLIHDILVNSPKYLKEKGILICEVGNNKKKIKKLYPQIPFYWITLNKGGDGVFMLTRKELNNYNLIFKKKLKNYTK; this is encoded by the coding sequence ATGGCAAACCACATCAAAAAAAATAAATATAACATATCCTATGAAACCGAAAACTTATCTACTATATTAGATATGGTACGTTGGAGTATAAGTAAATTCAATGCTTCTGAAATATTCTATGGACATGGCACTAATAATGCTTGGGATGAGGCAATAAACTTAATTTTTTCCATTCTAAATTTACCTAATAATTTACCTTTAGAAATATACAACGCTAGATTAACCATAAATGAAAGAAAAAAAATAACTAAATTAATTAAAAAAAGAATTATTAAACGTGTTCCAGTACCTTATTTAACTAATCAAGCTTGGTTCTGTAAGTTAAAATTTTTTGTAGATGAACGAGTTTTAATACCTAGATCCCCAATCGGAGAAATTATTGATAATAATTTTTACAATTTACTGCCAAATACTCCTCTGTATGTTCTTGACATGTGCACAGGAAGTGGTTGTATTGCCATTGCTATAGCAACTGTTTATCCAAAAGTCAAAGTAGATGCTGTAGACATTTCTTTAGAAGCCTTACAAGTTGCAGAATACAATATAAAATTACATAATATGGATAAACGTGTTCTGCCTATACAATCAAATTTATTTAAAAATATTATTCCTATAATCAAATATGATCTTATTATTAGTAATCCACCTTACGTAAGCAAAAATGAAATGAACAAATTACCCAAAGAATTTCAAGCTGAACCTAGTTTATCTTTAATTGGAGGAGATGATGGGCTAAAATTAATTCATGATATCTTAGTAAATTCTCCAAAATATCTTAAAGAAAAAGGTATTCTAATCTGTGAAGTAGGCAATAACAAAAAAAAAATAAAAAAGTTATATCCACAAATTCCATTCTATTGGATAACCTTAAATAAAGGTGGAGATGGAGTTTTTATGCTTACAAGAAAAGAACTAAACAATTATAATCTAATATTTAAAAAAAAATTAAAAAACTATACCAAATAA
- the ligA gene encoding NAD-dependent DNA ligase LigA, which yields MVYNVEYVILLRKLLYRWNYSYYVKNDPEVSDLVYDQTLEKLRSLELKYPDLTSIESPTKKIGVTLESGFSKIRHLTPMLSLESIFKVSELLLFDERVRDVYSDKNEIFYCCELKLDGLAVNILYKHGVLVSAATRGDGVFGEDVTANVLTITSIPFKLNRVDGMPNLLEIRGEVFMSDTNFDQLNEFVKQQGKKVFKNSRNAASGSLRHLNPQVTADRKLNFFCYGISYVEGGSLPNKHWERLQYCRSLGIPVADHTRLCHGSNAVLQYYNDVQKIRSILGFKIDGVVVKVNDILIQEHLGRSFKFPSWAIAYKFPSKKQLTQICDVSFQVGRTGILTPVARLNPVTLSGVTICNVSLYNMDEIKRLDVMIGDMVVICRAGDVIPRIIEVVKHYRVSNVVSLIKAPNCCPVCGSNIVERIETSTMLFCNAGLFCIAQLKKSIQHFVSCKAMDVSGLGNSIIDKLIKNNLVHSPVDLFNLNINQLICLDNMGLKSANNLLNSIKRSKRTTFSRFLYSLSIPKVGEVIAVNLSAFYSSIYELMQADISSLMIVRNVGYVVARNIYHFFREENNVKVIKQLLSPSIGVHWTISSDYVLQCEENTSDNWFFNKNVVFTGRLTVFSRDEAKSKLLSFGANVCNVISSRIDVLIVGIFPGRKLRQAIQKNVKIMNEVEMINIFKKL from the coding sequence ATGGTTTATAACGTAGAGTATGTTATTTTATTACGTAAATTATTATATCGTTGGAACTATTCATATTATGTAAAAAATGATCCAGAAGTGTCCGACTTAGTATATGATCAAACTTTGGAAAAATTACGAAGTTTAGAATTAAAGTATCCAGATTTAACTTCTATAGAATCCCCTACTAAAAAAATTGGAGTAACATTAGAAAGTGGTTTTAGTAAAATTCGTCATCTGACTCCAATGTTATCTTTGGAGAGTATTTTTAAGGTAAGTGAATTATTGTTATTTGATGAGCGTGTTCGAGATGTTTATTCTGATAAAAATGAAATTTTTTATTGTTGTGAATTAAAATTAGATGGATTAGCAGTTAACATATTATATAAACACGGTGTATTAGTATCTGCCGCTACTCGCGGTGATGGTGTCTTTGGAGAAGATGTTACTGCTAATGTACTTACTATTACTAGTATTCCGTTTAAGTTGAATAGAGTTGATGGCATGCCTAATTTATTAGAGATTAGGGGTGAAGTATTTATGTCAGATACAAATTTTGATCAATTAAACGAGTTTGTTAAACAACAAGGGAAAAAAGTTTTTAAAAATTCAAGAAATGCCGCATCAGGATCGTTGCGTCATTTAAACCCTCAAGTTACTGCTGACAGAAAACTAAATTTTTTTTGTTATGGTATAAGTTATGTGGAGGGAGGTTCTTTACCTAACAAACATTGGGAACGTTTGCAATATTGTAGATCTTTAGGTATACCTGTTGCTGACCATACACGTCTTTGTCATGGCAGTAATGCAGTTTTGCAATATTATAATGATGTACAAAAGATTCGTTCTATTTTAGGATTTAAAATTGATGGCGTTGTAGTTAAAGTGAATGATATATTGATACAAGAGCATTTAGGACGTTCATTTAAATTTCCTAGTTGGGCTATTGCCTATAAATTTCCTAGTAAAAAACAGTTGACTCAAATATGTGATGTAAGTTTCCAAGTTGGTCGTACTGGAATATTAACTCCAGTAGCTCGTCTTAACCCGGTCACATTATCTGGAGTTACCATATGTAATGTTAGTTTGTACAATATGGATGAAATTAAACGACTTGATGTAATGATTGGTGATATGGTGGTGATATGTAGAGCAGGTGATGTTATACCTAGAATTATAGAAGTAGTTAAACATTATCGCGTTTCAAATGTTGTTTCGTTAATAAAAGCCCCTAATTGTTGTCCAGTATGTGGTTCAAATATTGTAGAAAGGATTGAAACGTCAACAATGCTATTTTGTAATGCTGGTTTATTTTGTATCGCACAACTCAAAAAGTCTATACAACATTTTGTTTCTTGTAAAGCTATGGATGTTTCAGGTTTAGGTAATAGTATTATAGATAAACTAATTAAAAATAATTTAGTTCACAGTCCTGTTGATTTATTTAATTTAAATATTAATCAGCTAATATGTTTAGACAACATGGGTTTGAAATCTGCGAATAATTTATTAAATTCCATAAAAAGATCTAAAAGAACTACTTTTTCTCGTTTTTTGTATTCTTTAAGCATACCTAAAGTCGGAGAAGTTATTGCTGTTAACCTATCCGCTTTTTATAGTAGTATTTATGAATTAATGCAAGCAGATATTTCTTCTTTAATGATTGTACGTAATGTTGGTTATGTCGTAGCGCGTAATATATATCATTTTTTTAGAGAAGAGAATAATGTAAAAGTAATTAAACAATTGCTTAGTCCTTCAATTGGCGTGCATTGGACAATTTCTTCTGATTATGTTTTACAGTGTGAGGAAAATACATCAGATAATTGGTTTTTTAATAAAAATGTAGTATTTACAGGTCGTTTGACTGTTTTTTCTCGTGATGAAGCAAAAAGTAAGTTATTGTCATTTGGAGCTAATGTTTGTAACGTTATTTCTAGTAGAATTGATGTATTAATTGTTGGAATTTTTCCTGGTCGTAAATTACGTCAGGCTATACAGAAAAATGTTAAAATTATGAACGAAGTAGAAATGATAAATATATTCAAGAAATTATAG
- the fabB gene encoding beta-ketoacyl-ACP synthase I yields the protein MKRAVVTGLGILSSIGNSQKEVLFSLKQGRSGIVFSQELRDSGMRSQIWGNVKLDISGLIDRKIMRFMSDASIYAYLSMEQAIIDSGLTHAFISSDNVGVIVGSGGGSPHNQVVGSDGMRSRGLRGVGPYMVTKAMASGISACLATSFKIKGVSYSISSACSTSTHCIGNAVELIQLGKQILIFAGGGEELCWEMACEFDAMGALSTKYNSVPEKASRAYDVNRDGFVIAGGGGIIVVEELEHALKRDAHIYAEIIGYGATSDGSDMVAPSGEGAIRCMKMALKGIDVSSIDYLNVHGTSTQIGDVKELWAIRKTFLDNKPAISSTKSMTGHSLGAAGVHEVIFTLLMLENGFIAPSINIDELDIRAKDMHIITKPTLCKLKTVMTNSFGFGGTNATLVMRKL from the coding sequence ATGAAACGCGCAGTTGTCACTGGATTGGGGATTTTATCAAGTATTGGTAATAGTCAGAAAGAGGTTTTATTTTCCTTAAAACAAGGTCGATCTGGGATTGTTTTTTCTCAAGAATTGAGGGATTCTGGTATGCGCAGTCAAATTTGGGGTAATGTGAAGCTTGATATATCAGGATTAATTGATCGTAAGATTATGCGTTTTATGAGTGATGCATCTATTTATGCATATTTATCTATGGAGCAGGCTATAATTGATTCTGGATTGACTCATGCTTTTATTTCTAGTGATAATGTGGGTGTAATTGTTGGTTCTGGTGGTGGTTCCCCGCATAATCAAGTAGTTGGTTCAGATGGTATGCGTTCTCGTGGTTTACGTGGAGTTGGTCCTTATATGGTAACTAAAGCTATGGCTTCTGGGATTTCAGCGTGTTTGGCAACTTCGTTTAAAATTAAAGGCGTTAGTTATTCAATTAGTTCTGCATGTTCAACTTCTACGCATTGCATTGGTAATGCAGTAGAATTAATTCAATTAGGGAAACAAATTCTTATATTTGCTGGAGGTGGAGAAGAATTATGTTGGGAAATGGCTTGTGAATTTGATGCAATGGGTGCTTTATCTACTAAGTACAATTCTGTGCCTGAGAAAGCGTCACGTGCTTATGATGTGAATCGTGATGGTTTTGTTATTGCAGGAGGAGGAGGTATTATTGTTGTTGAAGAATTGGAACATGCATTAAAAAGGGATGCTCATATTTATGCAGAGATTATCGGTTATGGCGCCACCTCTGATGGATCTGATATGGTAGCTCCTTCTGGAGAAGGAGCAATTAGATGTATGAAGATGGCATTGAAAGGTATTGATGTATCTTCTATTGATTATTTAAATGTTCATGGTACTTCAACACAAATAGGTGATGTAAAGGAATTATGGGCTATTCGTAAAACTTTTCTTGATAACAAACCAGCTATTTCATCTACAAAGTCTATGACTGGTCATTCGTTGGGTGCAGCAGGTGTTCATGAAGTGATTTTCACTTTGTTAATGTTAGAAAATGGTTTTATTGCTCCTAGCATTAATATAGATGAATTGGATATTCGAGCGAAAGATATGCATATTATTACTAAGCCTACCTTATGTAAATTAAAGACGGTTATGACAAATAGCTTTGGTTTTGGCGGGACTAACGCTACGTTGGTAATGCGTAAATTATAA
- the gltX gene encoding glutamate--tRNA ligase, whose protein sequence is MKIRTRFAPSPTGQLHIGSIRTALYAWLFAKQQGGKFVLRIDDSDIRRSTQKNVKEIIQIMCWLNLDWDEGPYFQSERSSRYNSVIDKMLIEGKAYKCFCSRKRLEHLRQVQLRNNIKPRYDGRCRYSSLNYQSCIKNKSYVVRFCNPCDGEVKFYDEIKGWITFSNQELDDLIICRDDGSPTYNFCVVIDDIDMNITHVVRGNDHVNNTPRQINIFKSLNVLPPKYAHLPMVLDEFGKKFSKRSENLGIVKYQKDGFLPEAILNYLVRLGWSRGDQEIFNVEEMKRCFNFNSISRSPGFFDINKLVWLNHYYINNLPVTSIADYLENYMKQQNLNVKNGPPLIDIVKVFGPRCKTLKDIIDSSFFCYKDFDIFKNTLSRKYLQPEVIEPLFIIRKKLTSLKIWSMNKIHDLILEVVTELSIQTNKLGMPLRIALTGLDKSPNLADIVYLIGKERSLKRIDTALYYISKL, encoded by the coding sequence ATGAAAATTAGAACTCGTTTTGCTCCTAGTCCAACTGGACAGTTACATATTGGCAGTATTCGTACAGCCCTCTATGCTTGGTTATTTGCTAAGCAGCAAGGTGGAAAATTTGTTCTTCGTATAGATGATTCTGACATAAGACGTTCTACACAAAAAAATGTTAAGGAAATAATTCAAATTATGTGTTGGTTGAATCTTGATTGGGATGAAGGTCCATATTTTCAATCAGAGCGATCTAGTCGTTATAACAGTGTAATTGACAAAATGCTTATTGAAGGGAAAGCATATAAGTGTTTTTGTTCACGAAAAAGGCTGGAACATTTACGTCAAGTACAATTAAGAAATAATATTAAACCTCGATATGACGGTCGTTGTCGGTATTCTTCACTTAATTATCAATCTTGTATAAAGAATAAATCTTATGTTGTTCGTTTTTGCAATCCTTGTGATGGAGAGGTAAAATTTTACGATGAGATTAAGGGATGGATAACGTTTAGTAATCAAGAATTAGATGATTTAATTATTTGTCGTGATGATGGTTCTCCTACATATAATTTTTGTGTCGTAATAGATGATATTGATATGAATATTACGCATGTAGTTCGAGGTAATGATCATGTAAATAATACTCCTCGTCAAATTAATATTTTCAAGTCATTAAATGTATTGCCACCAAAGTATGCTCATTTACCTATGGTGCTGGATGAGTTTGGTAAAAAATTTTCTAAAAGATCAGAAAATTTAGGGATTGTTAAATATCAAAAAGATGGCTTTCTTCCTGAAGCTATATTGAATTATTTAGTAAGATTAGGATGGTCTAGAGGTGATCAAGAAATTTTTAATGTAGAAGAAATGAAACGGTGTTTTAACTTTAATTCTATAAGTAGATCTCCTGGTTTTTTTGATATAAATAAGTTAGTTTGGTTGAATCATTATTATATTAATAATTTGCCAGTGACTTCCATTGCAGATTATTTGGAAAATTATATGAAACAGCAAAATCTTAATGTTAAAAATGGTCCGCCATTAATTGATATAGTTAAAGTATTTGGGCCTCGTTGTAAAACTTTAAAGGATATAATTGATTCTTCTTTTTTTTGTTATAAAGATTTTGATATCTTCAAGAATACTTTGTCTAGGAAATATCTACAACCAGAAGTTATAGAGCCTTTATTCATAATACGTAAAAAATTAACTTCCTTGAAGATTTGGAGTATGAATAAAATTCACGACTTAATTCTTGAAGTGGTGACTGAATTAAGCATACAAACAAATAAATTAGGTATGCCATTGAGAATAGCTTTAACTGGATTAGATAAATCACCTAATCTAGCTGATATTGTATATCTTATCGGTAAAGAGCGTTCGTTAAAACGTATTGACACGGCGTTATATTATATTTCTAAATTATAA
- a CDS encoding HPr family phosphocarrier protein: protein MYQQEVVITTPNGLHTRPAVQLVKEAKNFNSEIVIISNGKSASAKSLFKIQTLGLTQGSIINIIATGEDEQEAVEYLVKLITKLN from the coding sequence ATGTATCAACAAGAAGTTGTAATAACTACTCCTAACGGATTACATACAAGACCTGCAGTTCAATTAGTAAAAGAAGCAAAAAATTTCAATTCTGAAATTGTTATTATCTCTAATGGTAAAAGTGCAAGCGCAAAAAGTCTTTTTAAGATACAAACTCTTGGATTAACACAAGGATCAATTATTAACATAATTGCAACGGGTGAAGATGAACAAGAAGCAGTCGAATATTTAGTAAAATTAATTACGAAACTTAATTAA
- the cysK gene encoding cysteine synthase A, translating to MTKIYEDNSTTIGNTPLVKLNKLGNGKIFAKIESRNPSFSVKCRIGANMIWNAEKNNLMKKDIEIIEPTSGNTGIALAYVAAARNYKLTLTMPNSMSDERRKLLKILGANLILTEGYKGMKGAIAKAEEIVANDPKRYIMLQQFSNPANPEIHEKTTGPEIWKDTNGKIDIFVAGVGTGGTITGVGRFFKKNQKKKILIVAVEPKNSPVITQKLSNNEIKPGVHKIQGIGAGFIPKNLDLSLIDKVVTINDDEAINTAKFLMKKEGILAGLSSGAAVAAAIKLQEDKTYVNKNIVVILPSAAERYFSTDLFSGI from the coding sequence ATGACAAAAATATACGAAGATAATTCTACAACAATAGGAAATACACCTCTTGTTAAATTAAACAAACTTGGAAACGGGAAAATTTTTGCAAAAATAGAATCACGCAATCCAAGTTTTAGTGTCAAATGCCGTATAGGTGCCAACATGATTTGGAATGCAGAAAAAAATAACTTAATGAAAAAAGATATTGAGATAATAGAACCAACAAGTGGTAATACTGGCATTGCATTAGCTTATGTTGCAGCAGCTCGAAACTATAAATTAACACTAACTATGCCAAACAGTATGAGTGACGAAAGACGTAAATTACTTAAAATCTTGGGAGCTAATTTAATTCTTACCGAAGGTTATAAAGGTATGAAAGGGGCTATAGCCAAAGCAGAAGAAATTGTTGCTAATGATCCAAAACGTTACATAATGTTACAACAATTTAGCAATCCTGCTAATCCAGAAATTCATGAAAAAACAACTGGCCCAGAAATATGGAAAGACACAAACGGTAAAATAGATATATTCGTTGCAGGCGTTGGAACTGGAGGCACAATAACAGGTGTAGGCAGATTCTTTAAAAAAAACCAAAAAAAGAAAATTCTTATAGTAGCAGTAGAACCAAAAAACTCTCCGGTAATAACTCAAAAATTATCTAACAACGAAATTAAACCGGGAGTACATAAAATTCAAGGTATTGGAGCTGGATTTATACCAAAAAATCTAGATTTGTCATTAATAGATAAAGTGGTAACAATTAACGACGATGAAGCTATTAATACTGCCAAATTTTTAATGAAAAAAGAAGGAATTTTAGCGGGTTTGTCATCAGGAGCCGCAGTGGCTGCAGCAATAAAGTTACAGGAAGATAAAACATACGTAAATAAAAATATTGTTGTCATTCTTCCTTCTGCTGCTGAACGTTATTTTAGTACAGATTTGTTCTCTGGTATATAA
- a CDS encoding nucleoside transporter C-terminal domain-containing protein: protein MLRIFHFTVSIIMLTILSLLINNNLNKIRPKFIIQLLIIEIILAYLFLHSQIGLYFTKYIIFFFDQILIFTTIGTNFIFGNMNKEGIAYFFLNVLCPIILISAIIGVLKYVRVLSFIVITFGSILAKISGMGKLESFNVISSLILGQSENFILYKDVLKKISENRIYTMAVTAMSTASLSVIGAYTKMLDTKYVIAALILNMFSTFIILSISNPYQINDVKDIKINIFQNKKQSFFEILGEYILIGFNIVMIISAMLIAFIALISAIDTMFKSFLGITFQEILGYLFLPIVWIIGIPTNEALQVSKIMAIKLLTNEFIAMTELQKISQNLSTNTIGIVSIFLTSFANFSSIGIIIGTIKFLNKEKGNILSQYSLKLIYNSTLINLLSTTVAALII, encoded by the coding sequence ATGTTACGAATCTTTCACTTCACTGTATCAATAATTATGTTAACTATTTTATCGCTTTTAATAAACAATAACCTCAACAAAATACGTCCAAAATTTATTATTCAACTATTAATAATAGAAATCATTCTTGCTTATCTATTTTTACATTCACAAATTGGATTATATTTCACAAAATATATAATTTTCTTTTTCGACCAGATATTAATTTTTACTACAATAGGTACCAATTTTATATTTGGAAATATGAATAAAGAAGGAATAGCATATTTTTTCTTAAATGTATTATGTCCAATTATTTTAATATCTGCTATAATAGGTGTTTTAAAATACGTTCGGGTTTTGTCATTTATTGTTATAACCTTCGGCAGTATACTCGCCAAAATTAGTGGCATGGGTAAATTAGAATCGTTTAATGTCATTAGTTCTCTAATACTGGGGCAATCCGAAAATTTTATATTATACAAAGATGTTTTGAAAAAAATTTCGGAAAACCGCATATATACTATGGCTGTAACAGCGATGTCTACAGCATCCTTGTCCGTTATAGGTGCTTATACAAAAATGCTTGATACAAAATACGTCATAGCAGCTTTGATACTAAATATGTTTAGTACTTTCATCATATTGTCCATTTCAAATCCATATCAAATTAATGACGTAAAAGATATCAAAATTAATATCTTCCAAAATAAAAAACAAAGTTTCTTTGAAATATTAGGAGAATACATATTAATAGGCTTCAACATAGTAATGATTATTAGCGCGATGTTAATTGCATTTATTGCCTTAATTTCTGCTATTGATACCATGTTTAAATCATTTTTAGGCATTACATTTCAAGAAATATTAGGATACTTATTTTTACCTATAGTATGGATTATAGGCATACCAACAAACGAAGCACTACAAGTTAGTAAAATAATGGCAATTAAATTATTAACTAATGAATTTATAGCAATGACAGAATTGCAAAAAATCTCACAAAATCTTTCAACTAATACAATTGGAATAGTATCTATATTCTTAACATCTTTTGCTAATTTTTCGTCCATTGGTATCATTATAGGGACTATAAAATTTTTAAATAAAGAAAAAGGAAATATACTATCTCAATACAGCCTAAAATTAATTTATAATTCCACTCTAATTAATTTATTATCAACAACTGTTGCTGCTTTGATTATATAA